A stretch of Candidatus Bathyarchaeota archaeon DNA encodes these proteins:
- a CDS encoding cation-efflux pump, whose protein sequence is MPEPSEGACKLRTLKLSAIAITSVVIIEVVVGLVVNSLAVLSDGLHALLDAFSTIMLFVAIRASLKPPDEEHMYGHEKFEAIGGLIGGLVLIGVAILIFYEAATRLMGNIRVNEGLEFAGYFAIGYTLCIDFFRIAIFRKVKSSESTSIKAGFYDAISDLSSTIIALLGFGLATLGFSNGDSFASIFLGCMLSYLSIKLARTSIMELSDTASKEMVQKIRKEILSNEGALKCESLKVRKVSSKTFIETTVQVSNRTSLEEAHALSSKIEADLTKAFGNVDATIHIEPSERETQMEQLVEKLAMVDGVKEVHDIKAVYAGGKLYITLHAYVDPKLSVEEAHEIAEEIEGRMHSEIKQLENVTVHVEPCGADARMKEIDEKELEGIIHEMAANVEHGLYVKNVVTYVAEGKRYINMDCCFMKQVSITDAHEIASRIEAEIKTHFVDAAVTVHIEPHCVRT, encoded by the coding sequence TTCTAAGCGATGGCTTGCACGCTTTGCTTGACGCCTTCTCGACCATTATGCTTTTTGTGGCGATTCGCGCCTCGCTTAAGCCGCCCGACGAGGAGCACATGTATGGGCATGAGAAGTTTGAAGCCATAGGCGGGTTAATAGGCGGCTTAGTCCTAATAGGCGTTGCAATCTTGATATTCTACGAAGCGGCAACCCGATTGATGGGAAACATCCGGGTTAATGAAGGATTAGAGTTCGCGGGTTACTTTGCAATCGGCTACACGCTGTGCATAGACTTTTTCAGGATAGCAATCTTCAGAAAAGTGAAAAGCAGCGAGAGCACATCAATTAAAGCGGGATTCTACGACGCCATTTCAGATTTAAGTTCAACAATCATCGCTCTTCTAGGCTTCGGCCTAGCCACTTTGGGATTCTCTAATGGGGATTCATTTGCATCAATATTTCTCGGTTGTATGCTCAGCTACTTAAGCATCAAACTGGCGCGAACAAGCATAATGGAACTAAGCGACACAGCATCGAAAGAAATGGTGCAGAAAATCAGAAAAGAAATCCTCTCCAACGAAGGCGCACTGAAATGCGAAAGCCTAAAAGTTAGAAAAGTAAGCTCAAAAACATTCATCGAAACCACGGTGCAAGTTTCAAACCGCACGAGCCTCGAGGAAGCCCACGCTTTATCGTCAAAAATTGAGGCAGACTTGACTAAAGCTTTTGGAAATGTCGACGCGACAATTCACATAGAACCATCTGAAAGGGAAACACAGATGGAGCAGCTTGTGGAGAAGCTGGCAATGGTAGACGGCGTCAAAGAAGTGCATGACATCAAAGCTGTTTACGCTGGCGGAAAACTTTACATCACTTTGCACGCTTACGTAGACCCAAAGCTTTCCGTGGAAGAAGCACATGAAATCGCTGAGGAAATTGAAGGCAGGATGCACTCTGAAATAAAGCAGCTAGAAAACGTGACGGTTCACGTTGAACCCTGCGGCGCAGACGCGCGCATGAAGGAAATAGACGAGAAAGAACTGGAAGGAATAATCCATGAAATGGCAGCAAACGTTGAACACGGCTTGTACGTCAAGAACGTGGTAACCTACGTGGCTGAGGGAAAACGGTACATAAACATGGATTGCTGCTTCATGAAACAAGTTTCAATCACGGATGCACATGAGATTGCCTCGCGAATTGAAGCAGAAATAAAAACACATTTCGTAGACGCAGCAGTTACTGTGCACATTGAGCCACATTGCGTGAGAACGTGA
- a CDS encoding beta-propeller domain-containing protein, which yields YVSLGNIYVTYPTWSDEGQFTSIYRVRVDGSALAFEAKGSVAGYVLNQYAMDEYGGYFRLTTTWQKETTMNYVSVLDINLAKVGELLLPKFEERETIQSTRFMGDKCYVVTFEQKDPFFVVDLSDPTQPKVAGQLKIPGYSSYLHPYDSNHVIGIGMENNTVKLSLFDVTNVNAPTETAKYIVEGDWTYSDALYEPKAFLFDKQKELLVIPVSITQYGHVGGGAEKEYVAEGGYWQGAYVFKLTLTGGFEFRDGITHQENATSEPYIIDYNANVNRALYIGNTLYTVSNAKVKLNSLIDLSPIAEVKLD from the coding sequence TACGTTTCACTGGGCAATATCTATGTGACATATCCTACTTGGAGCGACGAAGGACAGTTCACTTCAATCTACAGAGTACGCGTAGACGGTAGCGCTTTAGCATTTGAAGCTAAGGGCAGCGTCGCAGGCTATGTTCTCAACCAGTACGCTATGGATGAATATGGCGGCTACTTCAGGTTAACCACAACTTGGCAGAAAGAAACAACGATGAACTATGTTTCCGTGCTTGATATAAACCTTGCAAAGGTAGGCGAGCTTTTGCTTCCGAAATTTGAAGAGCGTGAGACTATACAATCAACAAGGTTCATGGGTGACAAATGCTATGTGGTAACGTTTGAGCAGAAAGACCCCTTCTTCGTAGTGGATTTGTCTGATCCAACTCAACCTAAAGTGGCTGGGCAACTGAAAATTCCCGGCTATTCAAGCTATCTGCATCCTTATGACTCTAACCATGTGATTGGCATAGGCATGGAGAATAACACTGTGAAGTTGTCGCTGTTCGATGTCACAAACGTTAACGCTCCTACGGAAACCGCGAAGTACATTGTCGAAGGCGACTGGACATACTCCGATGCGCTCTATGAGCCGAAAGCTTTCCTGTTTGATAAGCAGAAGGAACTCCTCGTTATTCCAGTATCCATAACGCAGTACGGCCACGTAGGCGGTGGCGCTGAAAAAGAATACGTGGCAGAAGGCGGCTATTGGCAAGGCGCGTACGTTTTCAAACTGACTCTTACAGGCGGCTTCGAATTTAGAGACGGTATAACACATCAGGAAAACGCTACCAGTGAACCATACATTATAGATTACAACGCGAATGTTAATAGAGCTCTTTACATTGGCAACACGCTTTACACAGTTTCTAACGCTAAAGTCAAACTAAACAGTCTGATTGATTTGTCGCCGATAGCAGAAGTCAAACTCGATTAG